The following proteins are co-located in the Argopecten irradians isolate NY chromosome 9, Ai_NY, whole genome shotgun sequence genome:
- the LOC138331861 gene encoding ATP-sensitive inward rectifier potassium channel 1-like, with product MSYDHRSSLLASFRKTKHTEDHTSEDPGQLLEFPALSVTKEEKGLKNGYQLGRPALLKKGGKYRVSYKGLKEQKRIPFLKDIFQTLIDIKWRYAILIFCATFLFVYFVFAIIWYILGYAHDDFNPDNINNPDWRPCVENMKTFADSFMYSVETQTTIGYGALYPNTQCGGTLFLVYLQVTVGFLIETLLVGFILVKVARPKHRRLTLLFSDSVCICIEDGELCLQVRVGDMRKSHLVDTKACGIFISEKVSKEGTVYPLYQTSMDFEAHGMDNRVFMMWPIVLKHRINDKSPFWNMEFDEILSNTFEIIVLLEGTIESTGEICQARTSYSSKDVQWGYRFANIVDFDIQTGLWEANFKQFNETVPTPTPKCSGKDVTNIYNGTGTLDNTEGATGRSSFRRTQSHAGPLNYMLGKASQGTEAAREGGRGTVALREEPYDSQKWRLSMPAF from the exons ATGTCTTACGATCACCGCAGCTCACTGCTTGCAAGCTTCAGGAAAACCAAACACACCGAGGACCATACCAGCGAGGATCCGGGACAACTGTTGGAGTTTCCAGCGCTCAGCGTAACCAAGGAGGAGAAAGGACTCAAAAATGGCTACCAGCTTGGACGCCCAGCGCTACTGAAAAAAGGCGGGAAATACAGAGTATCGTACAAAGGGCTCAAGGAACAGAAAAGGATCCCATTCTTGAAAGACATTTTCCAGACGCTGATAGATATAAAATGGCGGTATGCTATTTTGATCTTTTGTGCAACATtcctttttgtatattttgtgtttgccATTATTTGGTATATCTTGGGTTATGCACATGATGATTTCAACCCAGATAACATCAACAATCCTGATTGGCGACCATGCGTGGAAAACATGAAGACGTTCGCCGATTCATTCATGTACTCAGTAGAGACTCAGACCACCATCGGGTACGGGGCTCTGTACCCGAATACACAATGTGGGGGAACGTTATTTCTCGTCTATCTTCAGGTGACGGTGGGATTCCTCATCGAGACCCTCCTTGTCGGATTCATCCTCGTCAAGGTCGCTAGGCCAAAGCACCGACGACTCACACTCTTGTTCAGCGACAGCGTGTGTATCTGTATAGAAGATGGCGAACTTTGTCTACAAGTTCGGGTAGGAGACATGCGTAAATCCCATTTAGTTGATACCAAAGCCTGTGGCATCTTCATTAGCGAAAAGGTTTCCAAAGAAGGGACAGTTTATCCCCTGTACCAGACTTCCATGGACTTCGAGGCACATGGTATGGACAATCGCGTGTTTATGATGTGGCCAATTGTTCTTAAACACAGAATTAACGATAAAAGTCCTTTTTGGAATATGGAGTTTGACGAAATCCtatcaaacacatttgaaattattgttttattagaGGGAACTATTGAATCCACAGGCGAGATTTGCCAGGCAAGAACATCTTATTCTTCAAAGGACGTTCAATGGGGGTATCGGTTTGCTAACATAGTAGACTTTGATATACAGACCGGTCTTTGGGAAGCCAATTTTAAGCAGTTTAATGAAACTGTCCCCACGCCAACGCCAAAGTGTAGCGGAAAGGACGTCACCAACATCTACAACGGAACCGGAACCTTGGATAACACTGAAGGAGCCACTGGCCGATCAAGTTTCCGGAGAACCCAAAGTCATGCCGGACCCCTGAATTATATGTTAGGCAAAGCCAGTCAAGGCACAGAGGCTGCAAGAGAAGGTGGGAGGGGTACGGTAGCACTCCGGGAGGAACCCTATGATAGCCAAAAATG GAGACTGTCGATGCCAGCTTTCTGA